A stretch of the Pedobacter sp. MC2016-14 genome encodes the following:
- a CDS encoding aspartate kinase yields MEVYKFGGASVANAVSVKNVAQIIKNSSPTHLLIVVSAMGKITDKLEALVKAYIYGDADAHELLDQVKSFHLAVMHDLFEDPKHPVYNDVANSFVEIEWLLEEEPNDAPDYIYDQIVSIGEIVSTKILTAWLNTSGCPATWVDARNYIRTDNTYKEAKVDWELTEKEIQTKLAPLLEKTIAVTQGFIGSTSENFTTTLGRDGSDYSAALFSAGLNANALTIWKDVPGVLNADPKWFTETEHIPELSYHDAIELTYYGANVIHPKTIKPLQNRNIPLQVRSFIHPDGPGTKITGVKTPLPVPSFIFKVNQVLISIFPKDFSFIIEENLSDIFSIFHKHKVKVNTMLNSAISFSVSVDNDDVKIKALLSNLSELYKVKYNTGLELVTIRYYNQGTIDRVTEQKDILLEVKSRHTCQIVMRNRSGE; encoded by the coding sequence ATGGAAGTATATAAATTTGGCGGAGCATCCGTGGCAAATGCCGTATCAGTAAAAAACGTTGCTCAAATCATCAAAAATTCATCACCAACCCACTTGCTGATTGTGGTGTCTGCCATGGGCAAAATCACCGATAAACTCGAAGCCCTGGTTAAAGCCTATATTTACGGTGATGCCGATGCGCATGAACTTCTGGATCAGGTTAAATCTTTTCACCTGGCCGTTATGCATGATCTTTTTGAAGATCCCAAACATCCTGTTTATAACGATGTGGCCAACAGTTTTGTAGAAATTGAGTGGTTGCTGGAGGAAGAGCCTAATGATGCGCCAGACTACATTTATGACCAGATTGTCTCTATCGGAGAGATTGTCTCTACCAAGATCCTAACCGCATGGTTAAATACCTCAGGATGCCCTGCTACCTGGGTAGATGCCAGGAACTACATCAGGACAGACAATACTTACAAAGAAGCTAAAGTGGATTGGGAACTTACAGAAAAGGAAATCCAGACTAAACTAGCGCCATTGCTTGAAAAAACCATTGCAGTTACCCAGGGTTTTATAGGCAGCACCAGTGAAAATTTCACTACTACGCTTGGTCGCGACGGTTCAGATTACTCTGCGGCATTGTTTAGCGCTGGTTTAAATGCTAATGCACTAACCATATGGAAAGATGTTCCAGGCGTATTAAATGCAGATCCCAAATGGTTTACGGAGACAGAACACATTCCTGAACTTTCCTACCATGATGCCATTGAACTTACCTATTATGGCGCCAACGTGATACATCCCAAAACCATCAAACCCCTGCAAAATAGGAATATCCCCTTGCAGGTAAGGTCATTTATCCATCCTGATGGTCCGGGCACTAAAATTACTGGTGTAAAAACACCATTACCAGTACCCTCTTTTATCTTTAAGGTAAATCAGGTGTTAATTTCTATTTTCCCTAAAGACTTCTCCTTTATTATTGAAGAGAACCTGAGTGATATTTTCAGTATTTTCCATAAACACAAGGTAAAGGTAAATACGATGCTAAATTCTGCCATCAGTTTCTCGGTCAGTGTAGACAATGATGACGTAAAGATTAAAGCGCTGCTCAGCAACCTTTCTGAACTTTACAAGGTTAAATACAATACCGGCCTGGAACTGGTCACCATCAGGTATTACAACCAGGGGACTATTGACCGGGTTACAGAACAAAAAGACATTTTACTAGAGGTAAAAAGCAGGCATACCTGCCAAATTGTAATGCGAAACAGGTCTGGTGAATAA
- a CDS encoding YggS family pyridoxal phosphate-dependent enzyme — MSIADNLLKYKAEIEGPTVKLVAVSKYHGADAVLEAYHAGQRVFGENIVQELVEKQAELPKDIEWHLIGHLQTNKVKYIAPFISLIESVDSLKLLIEIDKQAAKNKRIIDCLLQVYIADEDTKFGLAFDEVVDLLRDEQFSALKNIRIVGLMGIASNTKMEKQIKDEFNELKVLFDGIKASFFRKDEAFKEISMGMSADYKIAIEQGSTMVRIGSSIFGKRVIKHFKAD; from the coding sequence ATGAGCATAGCAGACAACTTATTAAAATATAAAGCAGAAATTGAGGGGCCAACAGTTAAACTGGTTGCCGTTTCTAAATATCATGGAGCTGATGCCGTATTAGAAGCTTACCATGCCGGTCAGCGTGTATTTGGAGAAAACATTGTACAGGAACTGGTTGAAAAACAAGCAGAACTGCCAAAAGATATTGAATGGCATTTAATTGGTCATTTGCAAACCAATAAGGTAAAATATATCGCCCCTTTTATCAGTTTAATTGAATCTGTTGACAGTTTAAAACTGCTGATAGAAATTGACAAACAGGCGGCTAAAAATAAACGCATAATAGACTGCCTTTTACAGGTATACATCGCCGATGAAGACACTAAATTCGGGCTGGCATTTGACGAAGTGGTTGACTTACTGCGTGACGAGCAATTTTCTGCGCTTAAAAACATCCGCATTGTTGGTTTGATGGGAATTGCGTCAAACACTAAAATGGAAAAGCAAATTAAAGACGAATTTAACGAGCTTAAAGTATTGTTTGATGGTATAAAAGCATCCTTCTTTAGAAAAGACGAAGCCTTTAAGGAAATCTCTATGGGCATGTCTGCCGATTATAAAATTGCGATTGAGCAAGGCAGTACCATGGTTCGCATTGGTAGCAGTATTTTTGGCAAAAGAGTGATCAAACATTTTAAAGCAGATTGA
- a CDS encoding DUF4296 domain-containing protein has protein sequence MKQSTIIILLFVALSGCKPEVPGAFIQPEEMAEILYDIHVADGYTNVVPSVDSAKKVSAAYYKGIFKKHGVDSALYNQSLKFYGDNPEVFSKVYVKLVAELTQEKGKLIKADSLDNVKLAKKARIKFKADSTKIADSIAKTPAFIKEKLKKTADSIKADVAKKAALKKADSIKKVAESKKNVILKKTQAQKKTDSIRRKSGLRRIRN, from the coding sequence ATGAAACAATCTACCATCATCATATTATTGTTTGTTGCACTATCAGGCTGTAAGCCAGAGGTTCCGGGAGCGTTTATCCAGCCGGAGGAAATGGCTGAGATTTTGTATGATATACATGTTGCAGATGGATATACAAATGTAGTTCCGAGTGTAGATTCTGCAAAAAAAGTATCAGCTGCCTACTACAAGGGAATATTTAAGAAGCATGGGGTGGACTCTGCGCTTTACAACCAAAGCCTGAAGTTTTATGGCGATAATCCTGAAGTATTTTCCAAGGTTTACGTGAAGCTGGTTGCTGAGCTAACTCAAGAGAAAGGCAAATTGATTAAAGCAGATTCCCTGGATAATGTAAAGCTGGCCAAAAAAGCCAGGATTAAATTTAAAGCGGATTCTACAAAAATTGCCGACTCCATTGCTAAAACTCCGGCTTTTATAAAAGAAAAGCTTAAAAAAACGGCCGATTCTATAAAGGCAGATGTAGCTAAAAAGGCAGCCCTTAAAAAAGCAGATTCTATTAAAAAAGTTGCCGAATCTAAAAAGAATGTAATTCTTAAAAAGACGCAGGCACAAAAGAAAACAGATTCCATCAGGCGCAAATCTGGTTTGCGCAGAATAAGAAATTAA
- a CDS encoding endonuclease MutS2 — protein sequence MLYPENCLDRLGFNDVKQLILQKCLSPMGQQMVEKMQVMTKYDQINKFLRQTKEFKSILENQEPLQINTFFDIRSLAEKIRVEGTYLVEDELFQMYTSLQTVFSVLRFFEERAGIYPSLEALFEHLPVEKNILKKIETILDPKGKIKPNASFALQDIIGQIAKGEQDVRKRMDSIYKQAVASNWVADGSLTIRDGRMCIPIIADHKRKLKGFIHDESASGQTVYLEPEEVFTLNNKLRDLEFEKRREIIKILIALTSELRPYTPLLLSYHGFLTKLDFVRAKALFAIDVEADMPVLVTGSKTKLINARHPLLMLSFKEDKKTVVPLNVQISDDLRIVLVSGPNAGGKSVCMKTVGLLQLMLQAGLLIPVHESSEIGIFDNIFADIGDDQSIESDLSTYSAHLTKMRYFVAHASAKTMVLIDEFGTGTDPQFGGPMAEAVLEVLNNKKVRGVITTHYSNLKLFAGNTPGLENASMLFDNDKMKPLYVLEVGKPGSSYAFEIAQNIGLQKEVLELARAKTGTNQNRIDSLLVDLEREKKQIYDTKVHLANQQNKVKNLVSENEKLRIFLDENRRELIREAKLEAQAIIKNANKLVENTIAEIKESQAEKSATKQLRQNLQKELVQHQVKERKPEPVHVPAEKLNTPIEVGDWVQLNNSETTGQVLEINRDNLVLALGDLRSVVKKNRVQKISNKQAKKVVQANSYSGSISEAISSFNAELDLRGMRAENAIHEVEKYLDKSVMLGFPFIKLIHGKGDGILRKMIRDYLKKYSQVTRVEDEHADRGGDGISYVYLK from the coding sequence ATGTTGTATCCCGAAAATTGCCTTGACAGGCTGGGTTTTAACGATGTTAAACAGTTGATTTTGCAGAAATGCCTCAGTCCGATGGGCCAGCAAATGGTCGAAAAGATGCAGGTCATGACCAAATACGATCAGATCAACAAGTTTTTAAGGCAGACTAAAGAATTTAAAAGTATCCTGGAAAATCAGGAACCCTTACAGATCAATACCTTTTTTGACATCAGAAGTCTTGCAGAGAAGATTAGGGTAGAAGGCACCTATCTTGTAGAAGATGAATTGTTTCAGATGTATACTTCGCTGCAGACTGTTTTTTCTGTCCTTCGTTTTTTTGAGGAACGGGCAGGAATATACCCCAGTCTTGAAGCTCTTTTTGAACACCTTCCGGTAGAAAAAAACATCCTTAAAAAGATTGAGACCATTTTAGATCCTAAAGGAAAAATAAAACCTAATGCTTCTTTTGCTTTGCAGGACATTATTGGACAGATTGCCAAAGGTGAGCAGGATGTTAGGAAGCGGATGGATAGTATTTATAAGCAGGCAGTGGCCAGTAACTGGGTGGCAGATGGCAGTTTAACCATTCGGGACGGCCGGATGTGTATTCCTATCATCGCTGATCATAAGCGCAAGCTTAAGGGTTTTATTCATGATGAATCTGCGAGTGGTCAGACAGTTTACCTGGAACCGGAAGAGGTGTTTACACTGAACAATAAACTGCGTGACCTGGAATTTGAAAAACGCAGGGAAATTATTAAGATCCTGATTGCTTTAACTTCTGAACTTAGGCCATATACCCCTTTATTGTTGTCGTATCATGGTTTTTTAACCAAGCTGGACTTTGTACGCGCTAAAGCTTTATTTGCGATAGATGTGGAGGCCGATATGCCGGTATTGGTTACGGGTTCTAAAACCAAACTGATTAACGCAAGGCATCCTTTGTTGATGCTGTCCTTTAAAGAGGATAAAAAGACCGTAGTTCCATTGAATGTGCAAATCTCTGATGATTTAAGAATTGTACTTGTTTCGGGACCAAATGCAGGTGGAAAATCTGTATGTATGAAAACAGTTGGCTTGCTACAGCTGATGTTGCAGGCGGGTTTACTGATTCCTGTTCATGAATCCAGTGAGATTGGGATATTTGACAATATCTTCGCCGATATTGGTGACGATCAGTCGATAGAAAGTGATTTGAGTACGTACAGTGCTCACTTAACCAAAATGCGCTATTTTGTGGCGCATGCATCGGCTAAAACCATGGTGCTTATTGATGAGTTTGGGACGGGTACCGATCCTCAGTTTGGCGGGCCAATGGCAGAAGCGGTATTGGAAGTGCTGAACAATAAAAAGGTACGTGGTGTAATCACTACGCATTATTCTAATTTAAAGCTGTTTGCGGGCAATACGCCTGGATTGGAAAATGCATCAATGTTGTTTGATAACGATAAGATGAAACCCTTATACGTGCTTGAAGTGGGTAAACCGGGAAGCTCTTATGCATTTGAAATTGCACAAAATATAGGCTTACAAAAAGAGGTGCTGGAGCTGGCAAGGGCTAAAACGGGCACCAACCAAAATCGGATAGATAGCTTGCTGGTAGATCTGGAAAGAGAGAAGAAGCAGATTTACGATACCAAGGTTCATTTGGCCAATCAGCAAAATAAGGTTAAAAACCTGGTGTCTGAGAATGAGAAACTCAGAATATTTTTAGATGAAAATAGGAGAGAGCTGATTAGGGAAGCGAAACTGGAGGCCCAGGCCATTATCAAAAATGCAAATAAACTGGTTGAAAATACCATTGCTGAGATTAAGGAAAGCCAGGCCGAAAAAAGCGCGACAAAACAACTGCGGCAGAACTTACAAAAGGAGCTGGTGCAGCATCAGGTTAAAGAAAGGAAACCTGAACCAGTACATGTTCCTGCAGAAAAATTGAATACCCCTATTGAGGTAGGTGATTGGGTGCAACTGAATAACTCTGAAACTACTGGTCAGGTACTGGAAATAAATCGGGACAACCTGGTTTTAGCTCTTGGTGATTTAAGATCTGTGGTTAAGAAAAACCGGGTTCAAAAAATCAGTAATAAGCAGGCGAAAAAAGTGGTACAGGCCAATTCTTATTCTGGTAGCATTTCGGAAGCCATCAGTTCTTTTAATGCAGAACTGGACCTGCGTGGAATGCGTGCAGAAAATGCCATTCACGAAGTAGAAAAATACCTGGATAAGTCTGTAATGCTGGGCTTTCCGTTCATTAAACTGATTCATGGCAAGGGGGATGGTATTTTAAGGAAAATGATCAGGGATTATCTTAAAAAATATAGCCAGGTTACCCGGGTTGAAGATGAGCATGCAGATAGGGGCGGAGATGGAATATCATATGTATATTTAAAGTAG
- a CDS encoding CoA transferase subunit A — protein MINKVVSDADEAIRDIENGHTLMLGGFGLCGIPENCIAALVKKGVKELTCISNNAGVDDFGIGLMLQQRQVKKMISSYVGENAEFERQLLSGELEVELIPQGTLATRCMAAGYGMPAIFTPAGVGTEVAEGKEVRNFNGKDYLMEYAFDADFAMVKAWKGDYAGNLIFRSTSRNFNPVMAMAGKITIAEVEELVEPGVLDPDHIHTPGVFVHRIFKGSNYEKRIEQRTVRTGN, from the coding sequence ATGATTAATAAAGTAGTGTCGGATGCGGATGAGGCTATCCGTGATATAGAAAACGGGCATACGCTTATGCTGGGCGGCTTTGGCCTCTGCGGCATTCCCGAAAATTGCATCGCTGCCCTGGTAAAAAAGGGTGTTAAAGAACTTACCTGTATTTCTAATAATGCTGGTGTAGATGATTTTGGAATCGGTCTCATGTTGCAGCAACGTCAGGTTAAAAAGATGATTTCTTCTTACGTGGGTGAAAACGCAGAGTTTGAAAGGCAATTGTTGAGCGGCGAACTTGAGGTAGAATTGATTCCACAGGGAACGCTGGCTACAAGATGTATGGCGGCGGGTTATGGCATGCCGGCCATATTTACCCCTGCGGGTGTGGGTACTGAAGTGGCAGAAGGCAAGGAGGTACGCAATTTTAATGGTAAGGATTACCTCATGGAATATGCTTTTGACGCAGATTTTGCCATGGTTAAAGCGTGGAAGGGTGATTATGCCGGTAATCTTATTTTCAGGTCTACGAGTCGCAATTTTAATCCTGTAATGGCTATGGCTGGGAAAATTACCATTGCCGAGGTAGAGGAGCTTGTGGAGCCGGGTGTGTTAGATCCTGATCATATCCATACGCCGGGTGTATTTGTGCACCGGATCTTTAAGGGCAGCAACTATGAGAAAAGAATTGAGCAACGAACCGTAAGAACAGGAAACTAA
- a CDS encoding CoA transferase subunit B: MLDKNGIAKRIAKEIKDGYYVNLGIGIPTLVANYIPEGINVVLQSENGLLGMGPFPFEGEEDADLINAGKQTITTLPGSSIFDSAMSFGMIRSQKIDLTILGAMEVSENGDIANWKIPGKMVKGMGGAMDLVASAKNIIVAMQHVNKAGESKLLPTCSLPLTGVRCIRKIVTELAVLDVLPEGGFKLLERAPGVSVDYIKSVTAGKLYAADDVPEMSL, translated from the coding sequence ATGTTAGATAAAAACGGAATTGCAAAACGTATTGCTAAAGAAATAAAAGACGGTTACTATGTAAACCTTGGGATCGGGATTCCTACTTTGGTTGCCAACTATATTCCGGAGGGGATCAATGTGGTGCTACAGTCAGAAAATGGTTTATTGGGCATGGGCCCATTTCCTTTTGAAGGCGAAGAGGATGCTGACCTGATCAATGCTGGAAAGCAAACGATTACTACATTACCTGGTTCATCGATATTTGATTCTGCCATGAGTTTTGGCATGATCCGGAGTCAGAAGATAGACCTTACCATATTGGGTGCGATGGAAGTTTCGGAGAATGGGGACATTGCAAACTGGAAAATTCCAGGTAAAATGGTTAAAGGTATGGGGGGAGCAATGGATTTGGTGGCTTCGGCTAAAAATATCATTGTGGCCATGCAGCATGTAAATAAAGCCGGGGAGAGCAAATTGTTGCCAACTTGTAGTTTGCCACTAACAGGTGTTAGGTGTATCCGGAAGATTGTTACGGAGCTTGCGGTATTGGATGTATTGCCTGAAGGTGGGTTTAAACTTTTGGAGCGTGCGCCTGGTGTAAGTGTAGACTATATTAAAAGCGTAACTGCGGGTAAGTTATACGCGGCAGATGATGTGCCTGAAATGAGTTTATAG
- a CDS encoding uridine kinase gives MNNKPFIIGIAGGSGSGKTFFLNCFLHHFKNDEVTLVSQDDYYIPAGEMTQEENKLYNFDLPSTIDDGQFLRDIQKLIGGEVVYKKEYNFNNPLAIVKILEINPAPIIIVEGLFILHFKEIGELLDHSIFIEADEQVALERRIKRDGMERGYPEDDVLYKWKNHVVPSYHEYLLPYREQCDRVIRNNSNEADEILKISEDISIELREQYCK, from the coding sequence ATGAACAATAAACCTTTTATTATAGGCATCGCCGGCGGTAGCGGCTCAGGTAAAACATTTTTCTTAAACTGTTTTCTTCACCATTTTAAAAATGATGAAGTAACCCTTGTATCGCAGGATGACTATTATATTCCGGCCGGAGAAATGACCCAGGAGGAAAACAAACTCTATAATTTTGATCTCCCTTCTACCATTGATGACGGACAGTTTTTAAGGGACATTCAGAAACTGATTGGCGGCGAGGTGGTTTACAAAAAAGAATACAATTTCAACAATCCACTGGCTATTGTAAAAATCCTGGAAATAAACCCTGCTCCTATCATCATTGTTGAAGGACTCTTTATCCTCCATTTTAAAGAAATTGGTGAGCTGCTGGACCATAGTATCTTTATTGAAGCAGATGAACAGGTGGCCCTGGAGCGCCGTATTAAAAGAGATGGTATGGAACGTGGTTACCCGGAAGACGACGTGTTGTACAAATGGAAAAACCATGTGGTACCGTCATACCATGAGTATTTACTGCCCTACCGCGAGCAATGTGACCGCGTGATCAGGAACAACTCTAATGAAGCTGACGAAATTTTAAAAATCAGTGAGGACATCTCCATAGAACTGCGGGAACAATACTGTAAATAA
- a CDS encoding LysM peptidoglycan-binding domain-containing protein: protein MQKYYIGALFVFLFNISTAKSAATRDSIGVENLKGKKVIIHKVVAKDTYYSIGRRYNIPPKTIMSFNDDKYLQIDVIIKVPTELPFNEAVAAAVKKTPVSSQPTTQPPVTEGNYITYIVKPKDNLNKIAEENNTTVDEIKRINNLKTINLRIAQELKLPAIVPAPESSTATTPAEAVKTPAVQAPAVKTTVPTLPKPTVPSAPADASEEFVGHTVASNETIYSIATRYGITMDQLKIKNNLKDNSLRVGQKLLIKGQYPPAKPAYTPPVETEERDTTYLKDPRLRYAPSRYGLNQVDEKGTGVWIADQDLDASKMLVLHRTAPIGTVMKITNPMSNRSTFAKVVGKFTENETTKDVIIVMTKAVADALGALDKRFLCNLTYSGQASTPPDNEQ, encoded by the coding sequence ATGCAAAAATATTATATAGGGGCGTTGTTTGTCTTCCTTTTTAACATATCAACAGCTAAATCAGCTGCAACAAGAGATTCGATTGGCGTCGAAAACCTTAAAGGGAAAAAAGTCATTATTCATAAGGTAGTTGCAAAAGACACCTATTATTCTATTGGAAGACGGTATAACATTCCTCCAAAAACGATCATGAGTTTTAATGACGATAAGTATCTGCAAATTGATGTCATCATTAAGGTTCCAACCGAGCTACCTTTTAATGAAGCAGTTGCCGCTGCCGTTAAAAAAACTCCGGTTAGCAGTCAACCCACAACTCAGCCACCTGTTACAGAAGGAAATTACATCACCTATATTGTAAAACCTAAAGATAATCTGAATAAGATTGCAGAGGAGAACAATACTACGGTGGATGAGATCAAGCGCATCAACAATTTAAAAACAATTAATCTTAGGATTGCTCAAGAGCTAAAACTTCCGGCAATTGTACCTGCTCCGGAATCTTCTACTGCAACAACTCCTGCAGAAGCGGTAAAAACCCCGGCAGTACAAGCCCCCGCAGTAAAAACAACTGTCCCAACTCTCCCTAAACCTACTGTGCCTTCCGCACCTGCAGATGCCAGCGAGGAGTTTGTTGGACATACTGTAGCCTCTAACGAAACCATATATTCCATTGCTACCCGCTACGGTATAACGATGGACCAGCTTAAAATTAAAAACAACTTAAAAGACAACTCCTTACGTGTGGGTCAAAAGTTATTAATTAAAGGTCAGTACCCGCCTGCTAAACCTGCCTATACACCACCGGTAGAAACTGAAGAAAGAGACACAACTTACCTTAAAGATCCCCGCCTAAGATATGCACCCAGCAGATATGGCTTAAACCAGGTAGACGAAAAAGGTACAGGCGTATGGATTGCCGATCAGGACCTTGATGCCTCTAAAATGCTGGTCTTACACCGTACGGCGCCTATTGGAACCGTGATGAAAATTACCAATCCAATGAGCAACAGAAGTACCTTTGCAAAGGTTGTTGGTAAATTTACTGAAAATGAAACCACAAAAGATGTTATTATTGTAATGACTAAAGCTGTAGCCGATGCGCTTGGGGCTTTAGACAAAAGATTTTTATGCAATTTAACCTACAGCGGACAAGCAAGTACTCCTCCAGATAATGAACAATAA
- a CDS encoding Dps family protein: MDAKEISLVEKEVKPVVDLLNDYLANYHIHYQKLRGCHWNIKGQNFFTLHIKFEELYTNAQLTIDEIAERVLTLGKPPHSRFSDYISESAIKEINTIGMSDLAMVDAILEDMATLIQLERELLEASANASDDGTNDMVNRFMQFKEKTTWMLRSFAGKK, from the coding sequence ATGGACGCAAAAGAAATCAGCCTCGTTGAAAAAGAGGTAAAACCAGTTGTAGATTTGTTGAACGATTACCTTGCTAATTACCACATTCATTATCAGAAGTTAAGGGGATGCCACTGGAATATTAAAGGCCAAAACTTTTTTACCCTGCACATCAAATTTGAAGAATTATATACCAATGCGCAGCTTACGATAGACGAAATAGCGGAACGTGTACTTACATTAGGTAAACCACCACATAGCCGTTTTTCTGACTATATTTCCGAATCTGCCATTAAGGAGATCAATACCATTGGTATGAGTGATTTGGCGATGGTAGATGCGATCCTTGAAGATATGGCTACGCTAATTCAATTGGAACGGGAGCTTTTGGAAGCTTCTGCTAATGCAAGTGATGATGGTACCAATGACATGGTTAACCGTTTTATGCAATTTAAAGAGAAAACCACCTGGATGCTTCGTTCATTTGCAGGTAAAAAATAA
- a CDS encoding UbiD family decarboxylase, translated as MGYKNLAACVADLEKHGHLIRIKEEVDPYLEMAAIHLRIYEQQGPAILFENIKGSKFPAVSNLFGTLERAKFMFRDSLESVEQLVGLRSDPIKALKNPFNYAGAGLTALSALPLKQDLFKSTFQKTTISALPQIVNWPMDGGPFITMPQVYTEDVDKPGIFNSNLGMYRIQLAGNEYEQDKEIGLHYQIHRGIGVHQSKANAKGLPLKVSIFVGGPPSHPLAAVMPLPEGLSEMTFAGALGNRRFRYFYDEEGFCISADADFVITGTVYPNDNKPEGPFGDHLGYYSLTHPFPVMKVHNVYHRKDAIWSFTVVGRPPQEDTSFGALIHEIAGSALPQEIHGLKEVNAVDAAGVHPLLFAIGSERYTPYLKERRPQEILTIANHILGKNQLSLAKYLFIAAREDDESLETHDIARFMQHVLERMDFSRDLHFYTQTTIDTLDYSGEGLNAGSKVVLAAAGLQKRTLSKTIELSLPETFTSYAMAIPGVVSITGPAYTTAGSAMEELKNLEQHLATQSLEGLALMVICDDAAFTAANINNLVWVTFTRSNPATDIQGIGSFTKNKHWGCTGPLIIDARKKPHHAPELIKDPGVEQRIERFKL; from the coding sequence ATGGGATATAAAAACTTAGCAGCCTGCGTGGCTGATTTAGAAAAGCACGGTCACCTGATCCGGATTAAAGAGGAAGTAGATCCTTATCTGGAAATGGCGGCTATACACCTTAGGATTTATGAGCAACAGGGACCTGCCATTCTGTTTGAAAACATAAAAGGGAGTAAATTCCCGGCGGTTTCTAACCTCTTTGGTACACTTGAACGTGCTAAATTTATGTTCAGGGATAGCCTTGAAAGTGTAGAGCAACTGGTTGGCTTACGGTCTGATCCCATTAAAGCGCTAAAAAATCCCTTCAATTATGCAGGTGCGGGTTTAACAGCACTTTCTGCCTTACCTTTAAAGCAAGACCTTTTTAAATCTACTTTTCAAAAAACAACCATCTCGGCTTTACCTCAAATTGTAAACTGGCCTATGGATGGCGGACCATTTATTACCATGCCCCAGGTTTATACCGAAGATGTGGATAAACCTGGAATCTTTAATTCTAATCTTGGTATGTACCGGATTCAGCTGGCGGGGAATGAATATGAGCAAGACAAGGAAATTGGTTTGCATTATCAAATTCACCGTGGTATAGGCGTTCATCAGTCTAAAGCCAATGCCAAAGGCCTGCCTTTGAAAGTGAGCATATTTGTAGGCGGCCCGCCTTCACATCCTCTTGCGGCTGTAATGCCCCTGCCGGAAGGACTTTCTGAAATGACTTTTGCCGGCGCTTTAGGCAATAGAAGGTTCCGCTATTTTTATGACGAGGAAGGATTTTGTATTTCTGCTGACGCCGACTTTGTGATTACGGGAACCGTATATCCCAATGATAATAAACCTGAAGGTCCTTTTGGCGATCATTTGGGTTATTATAGCTTAACGCATCCTTTTCCGGTGATGAAAGTACATAACGTGTACCATCGTAAGGATGCCATTTGGTCATTTACTGTGGTAGGCCGACCGCCACAGGAAGATACGAGTTTTGGCGCATTGATCCATGAAATTGCCGGTTCTGCATTACCACAGGAGATTCATGGTTTAAAAGAGGTTAATGCGGTGGATGCAGCAGGGGTGCACCCCTTGTTGTTCGCCATTGGCAGTGAGCGTTATACGCCGTATTTAAAAGAGCGGAGACCACAGGAAATTCTAACAATTGCCAATCATATTCTTGGTAAAAACCAGCTTAGTTTAGCTAAATATCTTTTTATTGCTGCTCGCGAAGATGATGAAAGTCTGGAAACGCATGATATTGCCCGTTTTATGCAACATGTGCTGGAGCGCATGGATTTTAGCAGGGACCTTCATTTTTATACCCAAACCACTATTGATACGCTTGATTACAGTGGGGAAGGATTAAACGCAGGCTCTAAGGTTGTGCTTGCAGCGGCGGGGCTGCAAAAAAGAACGCTTAGCAAGACCATTGAGCTCAGCCTGCCAGAAACTTTTACTTCTTATGCTATGGCTATTCCTGGGGTGGTATCTATAACAGGCCCTGCATATACTACAGCAGGATCTGCGATGGAAGAGTTGAAAAATCTGGAGCAGCATTTAGCTACGCAGTCGCTGGAAGGGCTAGCCTTGATGGTGATCTGCGATGATGCGGCATTTACGGCGGCTAATATTAACAACCTGGTTTGGGTAACGTTTACAAGGAGTAATCCGGCGACGGATATCCAGGGAATAGGGAGTTTTACTAAAAATAAACATTGGGGATGCACAGGGCCGCTCATTATTGATGCGAGGAAGAAACCTCATCATGCACCAGAATTGATCAAAGACCCGGGAGTAGAACAGCGAATAGAAAGATTTAAGTTGTAA